The region ACCTCCTGCGGCTCTTCCAGATCCCACAGATCAGCTATGCCTCCACCAGTGCCAAGCTGAGCGACAAGTCCCGCTATGACTACTTTGCCCGCACAGTGCCCCCTGACTTCTTCCAAGCCAAGGCCATGGCTGAGATCCTCCGCTTCTTCAACTGGACCTATGTGTCCACTGTGGCATCCGAGGGTGACTATGGCGAGACAGGCATCGAAGCCTTTGAGCTAGAGGCCCGCGCCCGCAACATCTGCGTGGCCACCTCGGAGAAGGTGGGCCGTGCCATGAGCCGCGCAGCATTTGAGGGGGTGGTGCGAGCTCTGCTGCAGAAGCCCAGTGCCCGTGTGGCTGTCCTGTTCACCCGTTCTGAGGATGCACGCGAGCTCCTCGCGGCCACCCAGCGCCTCAACGCCAGCTTCACCTGGGTGGCCAGCGATGGCTGGGGGGCCCTGGAGAGCGTGGTGGCAGGCAGCGAGGGGGCTGCTGAGGGCGCCATCACTATCGAGCTGGCCTCCTATCCCATCAGCGACTTCGCCTCCTACTTCCGGAGCCTGGACCCCTGGAACAATAGCCGGAACCCCTGGTTCCGCGAGTTCTGGGAGCAGAGGTTCCGCTGTAGCTTCCGTCGGCGAGATTGCGCAGCCCACTCGCTGCGGGCCGTGCCTTTTGAGCAAGAGTCCAAGATCATGTTTGTGGTCAATGCGGTGTATGCCATGGCCCATGCGCTGCACAACATGCACCGAGCCCTCTGCCCCAACACCACCCAACTCTGCGACGCAATGCGGCCTGTCAATGGGCGCCGGCTCTACAAGGACTTCGTGCTCAATGTCAAGTTTGATGGTAATGGGGCTGGCCAGAGGCCACCAGGTTGTTGGCctttggaggatgagagggaGTGGTCCCCCACGTTCCACTACTTGGCTAAGAGAATGTAGCCTACAGCAAGTAGGGGGGCCCCCCAAGGGgctggcagagccaggatgagGTTGGCTAGACAGGGAGCACTCCCACCAGAGCCAGGACTGGGCTTCCTCTTTCTGGCCTGGTGGTCCTACAATTTCAGGGTCTCTAGTTCCTGCTTGggccttgctctctctctctctctcctgcctctttaTCATGCAGGGAGTGGGGACTTGCGGCCCTTCAAGCAAAACAGTGAGAGTCAGAATAAGGGTGGGTTGAAAGTGAGCATCAGGGGACACTCTATTTTCTGGGAAAATTCTATTCCTAGACCTGATTTTTCATTCGGGATGGCCACAGTCTCTtcataccaaaatttatttttatagacatttgtttattaatattttattttttgagagagagagcatgcacgtgcatgagtgggggaggggcagagggagaagcagtctccccactgagcagggagcctatgatccggggaccccaggaccacgacctaagccgaaggcagatgctccactgacctagccatccaggcgcccctatagacttttaaaaaaatatatttatttattttagagagagaaagtgcacatgagtgggggcagagggagagaagcagactccctactgagcatggagcctgatgcagggctggatctcatgacctgagatcatgacctgagccaaaatcaagagtcagatgcttaactgagccacactGACGACCccataccaaaatttattttaatcagtGTTCCAGCTTTACGAACAATGAATGCATCAGAATCATCGCTGTGCTGCAGGAAGCATCACTGTAGGATCCGTGGGAGAGGGCCAGGGCCCCCAAAGCCTAGTGGCCCAGGGTTAAGATGAATAATAATTCCAATGAGATTGACATTCAGAGTTGTGGGAAAACTGGGGGAGAGGTTAGGATTAGATTCAGGTGCATCAGGTTGCTGTTAGAGCAAGGCTCCATTCAGCCCGCTGGGCTGGGTGTGATTTATGGGAGGGCTCGAGTTGGATGCTGAGGACTTTGAGGCTGGCTGGAAGGAGCAGGGGCTGCAGGGGACCTGCAAGGGACTCCAGGCTGCACCATTCACCATGGGGCCTTAAGCACATCATCTGCTAGTGCAAACCCCAGCTTCTCACTGGGACCTGGGATGACAGGGGTCCTGCTTCCTCCTGAGACTGGCTGGGAGATGTAAGGTTCCTGGGCAAGGGGAGACGGGGAGTAGAAGTGTCTTGTGAGCTGCCTGATGAGCACATCCTTGTGAACATCAGTGGTTATAGGTGACCACTGAGGTTGGGGTTCGGCTAGGATTGGGGTCAGTATTAGGACTAGAGGGGCTGGCTTGTCATTGAGAGGCTTAAGTGGGACCAGGACTGGACCTGAGGCCGAGTTTAGCTGTGAGGGAGTCCCTGTTAAGTCTGGAGAGAGGGCTGTGGTGTGTGTTGTGATAAGGTTGGGGTCTGGGGTCTGGACTGGAAGGTATTGGAGACcaagtgtaaggttaggttttaGGGAGTCATGGTTGGGGGTTGGTGTGGGCATTAGGTTTGTGGAGCTGCCTGGGCTTTGAGGTTGGGGTTCTATCTCGGGTTTAGAGTTGAGATTTGTTGTAGCTTCTCATCTAGAAAAATGGCTGGTCGGGGAGGGAGGCCAGCTTTAGTGTTGGGATGAGGCTTGGGAAGAATGGGGAGTGGCCTCAGGTCTGGGGTTTGGGTTCCATGTAGGGTGACGGTTGAGGTCACATCAAGATTACCCACCAATTCcaccctttcttccctccccaactCCAGCCCCCTTCCGCCCGGCTGACACACAGAGTGAGGTTCGCTTTGACCGCTTTGGTGATGGCATTGGGCGCTACAACATCTTCACCTATCTGCGGGCGGGCAGTGGGCGCTATCGCTACCAGAAGGTGGGCTACTGGGCAGAAGGCCTGACCCTGGACACCAGCCTCATCCCGTGGGCCTCGCCCTCGGCCGGCCCCCTGCCCGCCTCTCGCTGCAGTGAGCCCTGTCTCCAGAACGAGGTGAAGAGCGTGCAGCCAGGGGAGGTCTGCTGCTGGCTCTGCATCCCCTGCCAGCCCTACGAGTACCGGCTGGATGAGTTCACTTGCGCTGACTGTGGCCTGGGCTACTGGCCCAACGCCAGCCTGACTGGCTGCTTTGAGCTGCCCCAGGAGTACATCCGCTGGGGCGATGCCTGGGCCGTGGGACCTGTCACCATCGCCTGCCTGGGTGCCCTGGCCACCCTCTTTGTGCTGGGTGTCTTTGTGCGGCACAATGCCACTCCGGTGGTCAAGGCCTCGGGCCGAGAGCTCTGCTACATCCTGCTGGGCGGTGTCTTCCTCTGCTACTGCATGACCTTCATCTTTATTGCCAAGCCATCCACGGTGGTGTGCACCTTACGGCGCCTCGGTTTGGGCACCGCCTTCTCTGTCTGCTACTCAGCCCTGCTCACCAAGACCAACCGCATTGCGCGCATCTTCGGCGGGGCCCGGGAGGGAGCCCAGCGACCACGCTTCATCAGTCCTGCCTCGCAGGTGGCCATCTGCCTGGCTCTTATCTCAGGCCAGCTGCTCATTGTGGTCGCCTGGCTGGTGGTGGAGGCACCGGGCACGGGCAAGGAGACAGTCCCGGAGCGGCGGGAGGTGGTGACATTGCGCTGCAACCATCGAGATGCGAGCATGCTGGGCTCACTGGCCTACAACGTGCTCCTCATTGCACTCTGCACGCTCTATGCCTTTAAGACCCGCAAGTGCCCCGAGAATTTCAACGAGGCCAAATTCATAGGCTTTACCATGTACACCACTTGCATCATCTGGCTGGCCTTCCTGCCCATCTTCTACGTCACCTCCAG is a window of Zalophus californianus isolate mZalCal1 chromosome 1, mZalCal1.pri.v2, whole genome shotgun sequence DNA encoding:
- the GRM2 gene encoding metabotropic glutamate receptor 2: MGSLLGLLALLLWGAVAEGPAKKVLTLEGDLVLGGLFPVHQKGGPAEECGPVNEHRGIQRLEAMLFALDRINRDPRLLPGVRLGAHILDSCSKDTHALEQALDFVRASLSRGADGSRHICPDGSYATHGDAPTAITGVIGGSYSDVSIQVANLLRLFQIPQISYASTSAKLSDKSRYDYFARTVPPDFFQAKAMAEILRFFNWTYVSTVASEGDYGETGIEAFELEARARNICVATSEKVGRAMSRAAFEGVVRALLQKPSARVAVLFTRSEDARELLAATQRLNASFTWVASDGWGALESVVAGSEGAAEGAITIELASYPISDFASYFRSLDPWNNSRNPWFREFWEQRFRCSFRRRDCAAHSLRAVPFEQESKIMFVVNAVYAMAHALHNMHRALCPNTTQLCDAMRPVNGRRLYKDFVLNVKFDAPFRPADTQSEVRFDRFGDGIGRYNIFTYLRAGSGRYRYQKVGYWAEGLTLDTSLIPWASPSAGPLPASRCSEPCLQNEVKSVQPGEVCCWLCIPCQPYEYRLDEFTCADCGLGYWPNASLTGCFELPQEYIRWGDAWAVGPVTIACLGALATLFVLGVFVRHNATPVVKASGRELCYILLGGVFLCYCMTFIFIAKPSTVVCTLRRLGLGTAFSVCYSALLTKTNRIARIFGGAREGAQRPRFISPASQVAICLALISGQLLIVVAWLVVEAPGTGKETVPERREVVTLRCNHRDASMLGSLAYNVLLIALCTLYAFKTRKCPENFNEAKFIGFTMYTTCIIWLAFLPIFYVTSSDYRVQTTTMCVSVSLSGSVVLGCLFAPKLHIILFQPQKNVVSHRAPTSRFSSAATRASSSLGQGSGSQFVPTVCNGREVVDSTTSSL